One Pseudomonadota bacterium genomic window, CGGAGAGACCGCACCGCAGGCGCACCCGGTTGGGCGAGGAGTTGCGCGGCAACTGGGCCAGCTTCAGGCGGGCGTTGAAGCGCTCCTCCGGCGACAGCTCAGGGTCCTTGGCCATGGCCTTCAGGCGCTGGCGCCGGCCCAGGTACTTCTTGGCCAGGCGGGCCCGCTTCAGGTTCCGTTCGATGGCGCTCGTCTTTGCCATGCTTAACCTCTTTCCCTATCAAGCCGG contains:
- the rpsN gene encoding 30S ribosomal protein S14; amino-acid sequence: MAKTSAIERNLKRARLAKKYLGRRQRLKAMAKDPELSPEERFNARLKLAQLPRNSSPNRVRLRCGLSGRPRGNYRKFRLSRIALRDLASTGQIPGMVKSSW